A single region of the Prochlorococcus marinus str. MIT 0917 genome encodes:
- a CDS encoding NAD(P)H-quinone oxidoreductase subunit 3, giving the protein MFSLQGYEYFLGFLLISGAVPILALTTNKLISPKSKAGERQLTYESGMEPIGGAWIQFNIRYYMFALVFVIFDVETVFLYPWAVAFHKLGLLAFIEALVFITILVVALAYAWRKGALEWS; this is encoded by the coding sequence ATGTTTTCCCTTCAGGGTTATGAGTATTTTTTAGGATTTCTTCTTATTTCCGGAGCAGTTCCCATTCTTGCTCTCACAACAAATAAGTTAATTTCTCCTAAAAGCAAAGCAGGAGAAAGGCAGCTTACATATGAATCTGGAATGGAACCCATTGGAGGAGCATGGATCCAATTTAATATTCGTTACTACATGTTTGCACTTGTTTTCGTTATCTTTGATGTCGAGACGGTGTTCCTTTACCCATGGGCAGTTGCATTTCACAAACTTGGGTTATTAGCATTTATAGAAGCACTTGTTTTTATCACAATATTGGTTGTGGCATTAGCATATGCATGGAGAAAAGGTGCCCTTGAATGGAGTTAA
- a CDS encoding photosystem II reaction center protein L yields the protein MQVNPNPNKVPVELNRTSLYLGLLLVFVMGILFSSYFFN from the coding sequence ATGCAAGTCAATCCAAATCCAAATAAAGTTCCGGTTGAATTAAACCGAACAAGTCTTTATCTTGGACTCTTACTTGTTTTTGTAATGGGAATTCTTTTTTCCAGTTACTTCTTTAACTAA
- the nuoB gene encoding NADH-quinone oxidoreductase subunit NuoB — MELNPLNKSPSSEAVRNLRESSCGPVGTPKVTNDLSENIILTSLEDLHNWARLSSLWPLLYGTACCFIEFAALIGSRFDFDRFGLVPRSSPRQADLLIVAGTVTMKMAPALVRLYEQMPDPKYVIAMGACTITGGMFSADSTTAVRGVDKLIPVDLYLPGCPPRPEAIFDAVIKLRKKVANESISERSKMTQTHRYLTIPHKMKRSESKVNGKYLNAKSQLIALNPSLSEEFDQSLKEVQKISEQLSSN; from the coding sequence ATGGAGTTAAATCCCTTGAATAAATCTCCCTCCTCTGAAGCCGTAAGAAATCTCAGAGAATCTTCATGTGGCCCTGTTGGGACTCCAAAAGTAACTAATGATTTAAGCGAAAATATAATCCTCACGAGCCTTGAAGATCTTCACAACTGGGCAAGATTAAGCAGTTTATGGCCTCTTCTTTATGGAACTGCTTGTTGTTTTATTGAATTTGCTGCTCTAATCGGTTCGCGATTTGATTTTGATAGATTTGGATTAGTACCACGAAGTTCTCCTAGACAAGCAGATTTATTGATAGTGGCAGGTACGGTCACAATGAAAATGGCACCAGCTCTTGTAAGACTTTATGAGCAAATGCCAGATCCAAAATATGTAATAGCTATGGGGGCTTGCACTATTACTGGTGGCATGTTCAGCGCCGATTCAACCACGGCAGTTAGAGGTGTTGACAAATTAATACCAGTTGACCTTTACCTTCCTGGATGTCCTCCAAGACCAGAAGCAATATTTGATGCTGTTATCAAATTAAGAAAAAAAGTTGCTAACGAATCAATCTCTGAGAGATCAAAAATGACTCAAACTCATCGTTATTTAACTATTCCTCATAAAATGAAAAGATCAGAGTCAAAAGTTAATGGTAAATATCTAAACGCAAAATCCCAACTAATTGCATTAAATCCTTCCTTATCTGAAGAATTTGATCAATCTTTAAAAGAGGTTCAAAAAATATCTGAACAACTTTCAAGTAATTAA
- the psbE gene encoding cytochrome b559 subunit alpha: MAAGSTGERPFFEIITSVRYWIIHAVALPAIFVAGFLFVSSGLAYDAFGTPRPDTYFQAGESKAPVVVQRFDSKAELDTRLK; encoded by the coding sequence ATGGCTGCCGGCTCTACCGGGGAACGCCCGTTTTTTGAGATCATTACTAGTGTCCGCTATTGGATTATCCATGCGGTTGCACTTCCTGCGATCTTCGTGGCAGGATTTTTATTTGTGTCTTCTGGGCTTGCCTACGACGCTTTTGGAACTCCTAGACCAGATACGTATTTTCAGGCTGGAGAAAGCAAAGCTCCTGTTGTTGTTCAGCGCTTTGATTCCAAGGCTGAACTTGACACGCGTCTGAAATAA
- a CDS encoding NAD(P)H-quinone oxidoreductase subunit J yields the protein MTNESEIVVEEKISGPISDWLSKNGFENIPLQDDHLGVEVIKITPKNILSVVEALKNDGFNYLQCQGGYDEGPGLNIVCFYNLIEMNEFKKDFSPREVRLKVFLDRDGDLNVPSLYSLFRGADWQERETFDMYGVNFTGHPHPKRLLMPEDWKGWPLRKDYVQPDFYEMQDAY from the coding sequence ATGACAAATGAATCTGAAATTGTAGTCGAAGAAAAAATCTCAGGTCCAATAAGCGATTGGCTATCTAAAAATGGATTTGAAAACATTCCTCTCCAAGATGACCACTTAGGAGTTGAAGTAATAAAAATCACTCCAAAAAATATTTTATCAGTAGTTGAAGCGTTAAAAAATGATGGATTTAACTATCTTCAATGCCAAGGTGGATACGATGAAGGTCCTGGTTTAAATATTGTTTGTTTTTATAATTTAATAGAAATGAATGAATTTAAGAAAGATTTTTCTCCTCGCGAAGTAAGATTAAAAGTATTCCTGGATAGAGATGGAGACTTAAATGTTCCTAGTTTATACAGTCTTTTTAGAGGAGCAGATTGGCAAGAAAGAGAAACATTCGATATGTATGGTGTTAACTTTACAGGCCACCCTCATCCTAAAAGACTTTTAATGCCTGAAGACTGGAAAGGATGGCCACTTAGGAAAGACTATGTTCAGCCAGATTTTTATGAAATGCAGGATGCATACTGA
- the selD gene encoding selenide, water dikinase SelD, whose translation MFTDHLVLAGGGHTHALVLLRWAMNPKLKPAGMITLVNKESTTIYSGMFPGVLAGKYKIDKILIDLRTIASKAGVSFVMAEIEGIDLKKKKLLLVGRPEIEYSLLSLNIGTKTNLNSRSLIRRDKDLVVPIKPFSESYKFIVAQDIHKDDSLAKPFVIIGGGFAGIEIAFSLRKRWPKRSILLKVKSGRKINKNLLRYLKDLNIEITQKNPSISYPRLICTGNKSYDWIKDSGLPIDKNGRVLTKKTLQVLNYPELFAVGDCGVIKHHFRPSSGVWAVRSAKPLAKNLELISKGLKLEEWKPQRKAIQLLDINFANKESKAFISWGGVVMGPYNFLSRLKELIDKKFISKFYLIKKIDSEMFSGTEMIKCRGCAAKLAFIPLKSALNKLDLIETSTDDSINIGILKSSKTLIQSVDGFPSLVSDPWLNGRLLAFHSCSDIWACGGSVISAQSVVKLPSLQNHLQQELLFQLLEGINSALTIQGAKLIGGHTLESRKISEEPFSLDIESSLMVNGIIDEKKYFWSKGGMEKGDQILISRPLGTGIIFAAFMNGQIKPHLLDLVLKEMNRSQHYIVNYINQLTNINLHSKIINACTDITGFGLLGHLSEMLESTNNDKLKKNLEPLKIILELDNIPVYDGVKELIDQGFESSLAPSNEIFLKNIDGDKNLRFDLVSNNFFSNESFYNKMLKILIDPQTCGPLVVSCSPIHAQKLIVKGPWIKIGFVS comes from the coding sequence ATGTTCACTGATCATCTCGTTTTGGCTGGTGGTGGACATACTCATGCCCTTGTGTTGCTCCGATGGGCAATGAATCCAAAATTGAAGCCTGCTGGAATGATTACTTTAGTTAATAAAGAAAGTACAACCATTTATTCTGGGATGTTTCCAGGGGTCCTGGCAGGTAAATACAAGATTGATAAAATACTAATTGATTTGAGGACTATTGCTTCAAAAGCCGGCGTTTCATTTGTCATGGCAGAAATTGAGGGGATTGATCTTAAGAAAAAAAAATTACTTTTAGTAGGACGTCCTGAAATTGAATATTCTTTATTATCCTTAAATATCGGAACAAAAACTAACTTAAATTCTAGATCTTTAATTAGGCGGGATAAAGATTTAGTTGTTCCAATTAAACCTTTTTCCGAATCATATAAATTTATTGTTGCCCAAGATATTCATAAGGATGATTCTTTGGCAAAACCATTTGTAATTATTGGTGGTGGATTTGCTGGAATAGAAATAGCTTTTTCTTTAAGAAAAAGATGGCCAAAAAGATCTATTTTATTAAAAGTCAAATCGGGAAGAAAAATCAATAAGAATCTATTAAGATATTTAAAGGATTTAAATATTGAGATCACACAAAAGAATCCATCTATTTCATATCCACGACTAATATGCACTGGTAATAAATCATATGATTGGATAAAAGATAGTGGTTTGCCTATAGATAAGAATGGGAGGGTATTAACAAAAAAAACTCTCCAAGTCCTTAATTATCCTGAATTATTTGCTGTAGGAGATTGTGGAGTAATTAAGCATCATTTTCGCCCTTCATCTGGAGTGTGGGCAGTTCGTTCGGCAAAACCACTTGCGAAAAATTTAGAGCTTATCAGTAAAGGTTTAAAGCTTGAGGAATGGAAACCTCAAAGAAAAGCAATACAACTTTTAGATATTAACTTTGCAAATAAAGAATCTAAAGCTTTTATCTCTTGGGGGGGGGTTGTTATGGGCCCTTATAATTTTCTATCAAGATTGAAAGAATTAATTGATAAAAAATTTATCTCTAAATTTTATCTTATTAAAAAAATAGATTCAGAAATGTTCTCTGGTACAGAGATGATTAAGTGTAGAGGATGTGCCGCAAAATTAGCTTTTATTCCATTAAAGTCAGCATTGAATAAATTAGATTTAATAGAAACTTCAACAGATGATTCTATTAATATAGGAATATTAAAATCAAGCAAGACTTTGATACAAAGTGTCGATGGATTCCCATCTTTAGTTAGTGATCCATGGTTAAACGGTAGGCTTTTGGCTTTTCATTCTTGTTCTGATATTTGGGCATGTGGAGGGTCTGTAATCTCTGCACAATCTGTTGTTAAATTACCATCTTTACAAAATCATTTGCAGCAAGAATTGTTATTTCAATTATTGGAAGGCATTAATTCTGCTTTGACTATTCAGGGGGCAAAACTTATAGGTGGGCATACATTAGAATCAAGAAAAATATCTGAAGAGCCTTTCTCTCTAGATATTGAAAGCTCATTAATGGTAAATGGAATTATTGATGAAAAGAAATATTTTTGGTCTAAGGGAGGAATGGAAAAGGGAGATCAAATTCTGATAAGTCGTCCTTTGGGAACTGGAATTATTTTTGCTGCATTTATGAATGGTCAAATCAAACCTCATTTACTTGATTTAGTTCTAAAAGAAATGAATAGAAGCCAGCATTATATTGTTAATTATATTAATCAATTAACAAATATAAATTTACATTCAAAAATTATTAATGCATGTACTGATATAACTGGTTTTGGATTACTAGGTCATTTGTCTGAAATGTTAGAATCTACAAATAACGATAAATTAAAAAAGAATTTAGAACCCTTAAAAATTATCCTTGAGTTGGATAATATACCAGTATATGATGGAGTGAAAGAACTTATAGATCAAGGTTTTGAAAGTAGTTTAGCTCCTTCAAATGAAATTTTTTTAAAAAATATTGATGGAGATAAAAACCTCAGATTTGATCTTGTATCTAATAATTTTTTTTCGAATGAATCGTTTTATAATAAAATGTTAAAGATTTTAATAGACCCACAAACATGTGGACCCTTGGTTGTTAGTTGTTCTCCCATTCATGCACAAAAACTTATAGTCAAAGGACCTTGGATTAAAATTGGATTTGTTTCTTAA
- the mtnP gene encoding S-methyl-5'-thioadenosine phosphorylase produces the protein MISEHDFLNISGTQSDAYDFKKARLGIIGGSGLYRIENLKNIVELSLDTPYGKPSNKLLIGNLFGIEIVFLARHGEKHTLNPSEIPYKANIWAMRSLNVRWLISASAVGSLKEDIKPCDIVIPDQFIDRTHQRPLTFFNNGVVAHISMANPFCEILSQILSQEIEKLLTEEKKIHTGGTYLAMEGPAFSTRAESNLYRNWGCSIIGMTNHTEARLAKEAEIAYSSLSMVTDYDCWNQNCENVSVEMVIENLQENANFAKLIISAAAKRISSLRPSSSFHNALKNALVTPKEHVPNKTREKIKLFTDKYWL, from the coding sequence ATGATCAGTGAACATGATTTTTTGAATATTTCTGGAACACAATCAGATGCCTATGATTTCAAAAAAGCAAGATTAGGAATTATTGGAGGGAGCGGACTATATAGGATTGAAAATCTTAAAAATATAGTCGAGTTAAGCTTAGACACTCCATATGGAAAACCTTCTAATAAGTTACTAATAGGCAATCTATTTGGAATAGAAATTGTTTTTCTAGCTCGCCATGGAGAGAAACATACTTTAAACCCAAGCGAAATTCCATATAAAGCAAATATTTGGGCTATGCGCTCTCTAAACGTGAGATGGTTAATCTCCGCATCAGCTGTGGGATCATTAAAAGAAGATATCAAACCTTGCGACATTGTTATTCCTGATCAATTTATTGACCGAACTCATCAAAGACCATTGACTTTTTTTAACAATGGAGTTGTAGCTCACATAAGCATGGCAAATCCTTTTTGCGAAATTCTTTCTCAAATACTTTCGCAAGAAATAGAAAAATTGTTAACCGAAGAAAAAAAAATACACACTGGAGGCACATATCTTGCTATGGAAGGACCAGCATTTTCAACAAGAGCAGAATCAAATTTATATAGAAATTGGGGATGCTCAATAATAGGTATGACAAACCATACGGAAGCTAGATTGGCAAAAGAAGCCGAAATCGCTTACTCAAGCCTGTCCATGGTTACTGATTATGATTGCTGGAATCAAAATTGCGAAAATGTATCTGTCGAGATGGTCATTGAGAACCTTCAGGAAAATGCAAATTTTGCAAAATTAATAATCTCTGCTGCCGCTAAAAGAATCTCATCATTAAGGCCTTCAAGCTCTTTTCATAATGCATTAAAAAATGCGTTAGTTACTCCAAAAGAGCATGTACCAAATAAAACTAGAGAAAAGATAAAATTATTTACAGATAAATATTGGCTCTAA
- a CDS encoding photosystem II reaction center protein J: MSKLKGPDGRAGDRLPNGMPAVSWERRWTEGALPLWLVATAGGTAVIFVLGIFFYGSYTGIGNAG, translated from the coding sequence ATGAGCAAATTAAAAGGACCTGATGGACGAGCAGGAGATCGTCTGCCAAATGGTATGCCTGCAGTCTCCTGGGAAAGACGTTGGACAGAGGGAGCACTTCCTTTGTGGTTAGTAGCTACTGCAGGTGGAACAGCTGTTATTTTTGTTCTTGGTATTTTCTTCTACGGTTCATACACTGGTATTGGTAACGCTGGTTAA
- a CDS encoding rubredoxin, with amino-acid sequence MSEDIKTKSNPLGNSNSDEKQNQVISMELENSTEEFDPRLNRFECMSCGFIYDPDEGIKKLNIEPGTAFLDIDREKFRCPVCRVGFGGYKDIGPKSKPSGFEENLTYGFGFNKLPSGQKNVLIFGSLALAAACFLSLYSLK; translated from the coding sequence GTGAGTGAAGACATCAAAACAAAATCAAATCCTTTGGGAAATTCGAATTCTGATGAAAAACAGAATCAAGTGATTTCAATGGAACTAGAAAACTCAACCGAGGAGTTTGATCCAAGATTAAATCGCTTCGAGTGTATGAGTTGTGGTTTTATTTATGATCCTGATGAGGGTATAAAAAAGCTAAATATTGAACCAGGGACGGCATTCTTGGATATAGATAGAGAGAAGTTTAGATGTCCAGTCTGTCGAGTAGGATTTGGTGGATATAAGGATATTGGACCTAAATCAAAGCCTAGTGGATTTGAAGAAAACCTTACTTATGGCTTTGGATTTAATAAACTGCCTTCAGGCCAGAAAAACGTTCTTATTTTTGGAAGCCTGGCTTTAGCCGCTGCCTGTTTTCTCTCTCTTTATTCTTTGAAATGA
- a CDS encoding photosynthesis system II assembly factor Ycf48, producing MKRLLSNVINLTLVLIVGVALSGCTVSNASIGSSSPWSLIDLDTEANPLDVDFVDDKNGFLVGTNRLILETNDAGITWKERNLDIPSEGNFRLISIDFKGQEGWIAGQPGLILHTTDGGKNWTRLDLGNKLPGDPYLITTIDTDSAELATTAGAIYKTTDAGTNWEAIVVDTSGSGGIRELRRTNNGGYISVSSLGNFFSLLIPGEESWEPHQRASSKRVQSVGEQPNGDLWMLSRGAEIRFNADPDDVDSWSKPIIPIVNGYNYQDLVWDPSKSIWAAGGNGTLLVSNDNGKTWGKDPVGESVPTNFIRILFVDDSNSDSPKGFVFGERGNLLRWQG from the coding sequence ATGAAACGTCTGCTTTCAAATGTCATTAATTTGACCCTTGTCTTAATAGTCGGAGTAGCTCTTAGTGGTTGTACTGTTAGCAATGCTTCCATTGGTTCATCTAGCCCTTGGTCACTAATCGATCTCGATACTGAGGCAAATCCACTTGATGTTGACTTCGTCGATGACAAAAATGGGTTTTTAGTTGGCACCAACAGGTTGATTCTTGAGACAAATGATGCGGGAATTACCTGGAAAGAAAGAAATTTAGATATTCCAAGCGAAGGCAACTTTCGTTTGATAAGTATTGATTTTAAAGGCCAAGAAGGTTGGATTGCAGGACAACCAGGATTGATTCTTCACACAACTGATGGAGGGAAAAATTGGACTCGTCTCGATTTGGGAAATAAGTTGCCAGGAGATCCATATTTGATAACAACAATTGATACTGATTCTGCTGAGTTAGCAACTACTGCTGGAGCAATTTATAAAACAACAGATGCTGGTACAAATTGGGAAGCAATAGTTGTTGATACCTCAGGCTCTGGAGGTATTAGAGAATTAAGACGTACAAATAATGGTGGCTATATAAGTGTTAGTAGCCTTGGTAACTTCTTCTCGCTTCTAATTCCAGGAGAGGAGTCATGGGAGCCTCATCAAAGAGCAAGTAGTAAGAGAGTTCAAAGCGTTGGTGAACAGCCAAATGGCGATTTATGGATGCTTTCAAGAGGAGCTGAAATCAGATTTAATGCAGACCCTGATGATGTTGACTCCTGGTCAAAGCCAATAATCCCAATCGTCAACGGTTATAACTATCAAGATCTTGTTTGGGATCCATCTAAATCGATTTGGGCAGCGGGTGGAAATGGAACATTGTTAGTAAGCAACGATAATGGAAAAACTTGGGGAAAAGACCCAGTTGGTGAATCTGTTCCAACAAATTTCATCAGAATTTTATTTGTGGACGATTCTAATAGTGACAGTCCAAAGGGATTTGTTTTCGGAGAAAGGGGCAATTTACTGCGATGGCAGGGTTGA